Proteins from a single region of Roseateles sp. XES5:
- a CDS encoding porin — protein sequence MTKRNSLTILAGTAAALCMMAGVQPAAAADAEPADHVRVCDAYGQGFFYIPGTETCLRIGGYLRHEIAVGDDVYWGGSLGGMKGKTRASLRFDARSETELGTLRSNIEARFEYKASGTRSYVSEALIEVAGFSVGLADSLFANWTWAAGNVVYDDVIYYSGDRTAQVSYTYDFGNGLSAMIGAEEGTGSWEMETVDAGGVAHREWFDLTVDSALPHLIAGVKYEQDWGNAFGMVAYDSRYDAFAFKARLDLNVTDAVSLFFMGSYQTDADRPNYYGSWYGDWALWGGLSAKLSEKATFNGQVVVEEDGTWASAINVAYDVVPGFRITPELNYTAFRGFRGDDDLVGGVVRFQRSF from the coding sequence ATGACCAAACGAAACAGCCTGACGATCCTTGCGGGCACGGCCGCCGCACTGTGCATGATGGCGGGCGTGCAGCCCGCCGCCGCCGCAGATGCCGAACCGGCCGACCATGTCCGCGTCTGCGACGCCTATGGACAGGGCTTCTTCTACATCCCCGGCACCGAGACCTGCCTGCGGATCGGCGGCTATCTGCGCCACGAGATCGCCGTCGGCGACGACGTCTACTGGGGCGGCTCGCTGGGCGGCATGAAGGGCAAGACGCGCGCGAGCCTGCGCTTCGACGCGCGCAGCGAAACGGAACTGGGCACGCTGCGCTCCAACATCGAGGCACGCTTCGAATACAAGGCTTCCGGCACGCGCTCCTATGTCTCCGAAGCGCTGATCGAGGTTGCCGGCTTCTCGGTGGGCCTTGCCGATTCCCTCTTCGCGAACTGGACCTGGGCCGCCGGCAATGTCGTCTATGACGACGTCATCTACTATTCCGGCGATCGCACGGCGCAGGTGAGCTACACCTACGACTTCGGCAACGGCCTCTCCGCCATGATCGGCGCCGAGGAAGGCACCGGCTCCTGGGAGATGGAAACGGTGGATGCAGGGGGCGTCGCCCATCGCGAATGGTTCGACCTGACGGTCGACAGCGCCCTGCCCCATCTCATCGCCGGCGTCAAATACGAGCAGGACTGGGGCAACGCCTTCGGCATGGTCGCCTATGACAGCCGCTACGACGCCTTCGCCTTCAAGGCCCGCCTCGACCTCAACGTGACCGACGCCGTTTCGCTGTTCTTCATGGGCAGCTACCAGACGGACGCCGACAGGCCGAACTACTACGGCAGCTGGTACGGCGACTGGGCCCTGTGGGGCGGCCTTTCGGCGAAGCTCAGCGAGAAGGCGACCTTCAACGGACAGGTCGTCGTCGAAGAGGACGGCACCTGGGCGAGCGCCATCAACGTCGCCTACGATGTCGTGCCGGGCTTCCGGATCACCCCGGAGTTGAACTACACCGCGTTCCGCGGCTTCCGCGGCGACGACGACCTCGTCGGCGGGGTGGTGCGCTTCCAGCGCAGCTTCTGA
- a CDS encoding aminoglycoside 6-adenylyltransferase, whose product MSTSCRDAILSAIQAFAERSSLVDALILTGSLARMDGSVDALSDIDVEFVSSDPAALGREDGWLREIGPLVTVLRLEPDGDQDWATRLAIYEDGTKVDFTLAGKERIAAMRRDGELDALYERGYRVLLDKPGLTAGLPAPGGGFPGVELPSAEAYRAAVEEFWFEAAHIPKYLARGELWLVKERDGTMKSLLLAMMEWHAAATATAPVDTWHIGTRLRQWVDPRTWDDLQETFGRFDRDDTERAFAATTALYGRLARTVAQKLGYAYPADVEKAIRRIASTLS is encoded by the coding sequence ATGAGCACGTCTTGCCGCGATGCAATCCTCTCCGCCATTCAGGCCTTTGCCGAGCGCAGCTCCCTGGTCGATGCGCTGATCCTCACCGGCTCGCTGGCGCGGATGGACGGTTCGGTAGATGCGCTTTCGGATATCGACGTGGAGTTCGTCTCTTCGGATCCCGCGGCGCTGGGACGGGAGGACGGCTGGCTCCGCGAGATCGGCCCACTCGTCACCGTCCTGCGGCTGGAGCCTGACGGGGACCAGGACTGGGCGACCCGTCTTGCCATCTACGAGGACGGCACGAAGGTGGATTTCACGCTTGCCGGGAAGGAGCGCATCGCCGCCATGCGGCGCGATGGCGAACTCGACGCCCTCTATGAACGCGGCTACCGCGTGCTGCTGGACAAGCCGGGGCTGACGGCCGGCCTTCCGGCCCCGGGCGGCGGCTTTCCTGGTGTGGAGTTGCCGTCGGCGGAGGCCTATCGGGCAGCCGTCGAGGAATTCTGGTTCGAGGCTGCGCATATCCCGAAATATCTCGCGCGCGGCGAACTCTGGCTCGTCAAGGAGCGGGACGGGACGATGAAGTCGTTGCTGCTGGCGATGATGGAATGGCATGCGGCGGCAACCGCCACCGCGCCCGTCGACACCTGGCACATCGGAACGCGCCTGCGCCAATGGGTCGATCCGCGCACCTGGGACGACCTGCAGGAAACCTTCGGCCGTTTCGACCGGGACGATACCGAACGGGCCTTCGCCGCGACGACCGCGCTCTACGGCCGGCTTGCAAGGACGGTGGCGCAGAAGCTCGGCTACGCCTATCCGGCCGACGTGGAAAAGGCGATCCGCCGGATCGCCTCCACTCTCTCCTGA